In Terriglobia bacterium, a genomic segment contains:
- a CDS encoding ABC transporter permease: protein MPEKPIFRIRPSSAWRFVDLNELWAYRELIYFLTWRDIKVRYKQTAIGIAWTILQPLALLLIFTVLFGRLAQMPSEGIPYPVFALAGLLPWQAFSRIMSESSNSLITDQRLISRVYFPRIIVPLASSLVIVFDLAISMVLLFAMMLVYAVTIGASVLWLPLLALLMLVGGLGLAFWLSALNVEYRDVIYTIPFLTQVWFFLTPVVYPASLVPAKWRLIYGLNPMTGVIEGFRWCLLGIGEPPAPVLVVSALVSALLFVTGVVWFRSCERRFADAIGSGGR from the coding sequence ATGCCGGAAAAGCCAATCTTCAGAATCCGGCCGTCCTCGGCGTGGCGTTTCGTCGATCTGAACGAACTGTGGGCCTACCGTGAGTTGATTTACTTTCTGACCTGGCGCGATATCAAGGTGCGATACAAGCAGACGGCGATCGGAATCGCATGGACCATTCTTCAACCCCTGGCGCTGCTGCTTATTTTCACGGTGCTGTTCGGAAGGCTGGCGCAAATGCCCTCCGAAGGCATCCCCTATCCGGTGTTTGCGCTCGCCGGGCTGCTTCCATGGCAGGCGTTCTCGAGAATCATGTCGGAGTCCAGCAACAGCCTGATCACGGATCAGCGGCTGATCAGCCGGGTCTATTTCCCGCGAATCATTGTTCCCCTGGCCAGCAGCCTCGTCATCGTGTTCGATCTGGCCATCAGCATGGTCCTGCTTTTTGCCATGATGCTTGTTTACGCCGTGACGATCGGAGCATCGGTGCTGTGGCTGCCGCTGCTGGCTTTGCTGATGCTGGTTGGTGGATTGGGTCTGGCATTCTGGCTGTCGGCGCTGAACGTCGAATACCGCGATGTGATCTACACGATCCCATTCCTCACGCAGGTGTGGTTCTTCCTGACGCCGGTGGTCTATCCGGCGTCGTTGGTGCCGGCGAAGTGGAGACTGATTTACGGCTTGAATCCAATGACGGGAGTCATCGAAGGCTTCCGCTGGTGCCTGCTGGGGATCGGCGAGCCGCCGGCGCCCGTTCTGGTCGTTTCCGCACTTGTATCCGCACTATTGTTCGTGACCGGCGTGGTCTGGTTCCGCAGTTG